One window of Corynebacterium doosanense CAU 212 = DSM 45436 genomic DNA carries:
- a CDS encoding helix-turn-helix domain-containing protein, whose amino-acid sequence MPSVHGPLIGAQVKRLRIERGWTQEELARYSEVSRPTIARLALIHRSA is encoded by the coding sequence ATGCCTAGTGTGCACGGTCCGCTGATTGGTGCGCAGGTTAAACGTCTGCGTATTGAGCGAGGTTGGACGCAGGAAGAGCTGGCCCGATATTCTGAGGTTTCACGGCCGACCATTGCCCGTTTAGCCTTGATCCACCGATCTGCTTGA
- a CDS encoding HsdM family class I SAM-dependent methyltransferase — translation MRVNEKTTDQFVRRILREIGITAPYEQSIADAPKYLYDAMEGASKGTGGGRGKPEFVFESDRFIVVIEDKPEIDFSLLYDADDQLDLSHPARATHALNGAVHYAKYFADRTGKRVFAVGVAGNETLHDLTIAFVAPNSVPRLIDALDNLENLGPDKIEEYYRVKVLGELPREEREAREVRAVAADLHEAMRNYASLEGERKATLVSAILLALKYRPNLLDDLIGEQKGGYKDGEKVYKAAKEYLESDLTDFMPKQKVGALLDQFVFIKSHVLLNKKNNNLGDVTPLHKYTETLKADILDAISQPGNSSFDVLGSFYGEFVKYGGSDGSALGIVLTPHHITELMADLIDVNADDVVVDPAAGTASFLIASMNRMFRDAHARYSNNAAVLQARLEDIRKNRLHGVELQDKLFAIGTTNMILRGDGKANFQRHNFFDLDIHELRGDVLDPGTGTWLSGHGFTKVLINPPYSQSKNKETRHLSELSFVSRALDLLDVRGRLAAIVPQSAMVGKTREDRELKERIMRHHTLDAVITMNPDTFHGVGVHTVIALFTAGVAHPEHKQTAFVNFKKDGYKVRQHVGLVGEGNEDSYKQRLLSVLNDGVPADTHFVVRSEVTAKDEWQHSYFYFNDQPPTYEDFLRTFADYLTWETDMHAHGQGGLIGAESASDGELQ, via the coding sequence ATGAGGGTTAACGAGAAGACCACAGACCAATTTGTTCGGCGCATTTTGCGTGAAATTGGCATCACAGCGCCGTACGAGCAGAGCATTGCGGACGCGCCGAAGTATCTCTACGACGCGATGGAGGGCGCGTCTAAGGGCACCGGCGGCGGGCGTGGAAAGCCGGAGTTCGTATTTGAGTCTGACCGGTTCATCGTCGTCATCGAGGATAAACCGGAGATTGACTTCAGCCTCCTTTACGATGCCGATGACCAGCTCGATTTGTCCCATCCGGCCCGCGCCACTCATGCACTCAACGGGGCCGTGCACTACGCAAAGTACTTCGCGGACCGGACGGGCAAGCGCGTTTTCGCTGTCGGTGTGGCTGGCAACGAGACGCTGCATGACCTCACGATCGCCTTCGTTGCGCCGAACTCTGTGCCACGCCTCATCGATGCGCTGGACAACCTGGAGAACCTAGGGCCAGACAAGATTGAGGAGTACTACCGGGTCAAGGTTCTCGGCGAGCTGCCGCGTGAGGAGCGAGAGGCCCGCGAGGTTCGTGCTGTCGCGGCAGATCTACACGAGGCGATGCGCAACTATGCCTCCCTGGAGGGCGAACGGAAAGCAACGCTGGTGTCCGCTATCCTGCTTGCACTCAAATACCGCCCTAACCTGTTGGATGACCTCATTGGGGAACAGAAGGGCGGGTACAAGGACGGAGAGAAAGTCTACAAAGCGGCCAAAGAGTACCTGGAGAGCGATCTCACCGACTTCATGCCGAAGCAAAAGGTGGGCGCGCTGCTCGACCAGTTCGTCTTCATCAAGTCACACGTGCTACTCAACAAGAAGAATAACAACCTGGGTGATGTGACCCCGCTGCATAAATACACCGAGACACTAAAGGCAGACATCCTTGATGCCATCTCGCAGCCGGGCAATAGCAGTTTCGACGTGCTGGGAAGCTTCTACGGTGAGTTCGTCAAGTACGGTGGCTCGGATGGCAGCGCGCTCGGTATCGTCCTGACCCCGCACCATATCACCGAGTTGATGGCCGATTTGATAGACGTCAATGCCGACGACGTGGTTGTTGACCCGGCAGCAGGTACGGCGTCCTTCCTTATCGCCTCGATGAACCGCATGTTCCGCGACGCTCACGCCCGCTACAGTAACAACGCGGCGGTGCTCCAGGCCAGGCTCGAAGACATTCGTAAGAACCGTCTACATGGTGTGGAACTCCAGGACAAGCTGTTTGCTATCGGCACCACCAACATGATTCTGCGTGGTGATGGCAAGGCCAATTTCCAACGCCACAACTTCTTTGACCTCGATATCCACGAGCTGCGTGGGGATGTCCTCGACCCTGGGACGGGCACATGGCTTAGCGGCCACGGCTTCACCAAGGTGCTCATCAACCCGCCATATAGTCAGTCCAAAAACAAAGAGACTCGTCACCTATCGGAGTTGTCTTTCGTTAGCCGCGCTCTGGACCTGCTCGATGTGCGTGGTCGTCTGGCCGCCATTGTGCCCCAGTCGGCGATGGTGGGTAAGACCAGGGAAGATAGGGAGCTGAAAGAGCGTATCATGCGTCACCACACGCTCGATGCTGTCATCACGATGAACCCCGATACGTTTCACGGCGTCGGTGTCCACACAGTCATTGCACTATTTACTGCGGGCGTCGCGCATCCCGAACATAAACAGACCGCCTTCGTAAATTTCAAGAAAGACGGCTACAAGGTCCGTCAGCATGTCGGTCTGGTAGGTGAAGGCAACGAGGATTCTTATAAGCAGCGTCTTCTGTCGGTGCTTAATGATGGGGTTCCTGCCGACACTCATTTCGTCGTGCGTTCAGAGGTCACCGCTAAGGACGAATGGCAGCACAGTTACTTCTATTTCAACGACCAGCCGCCAACCTACGAAGACTTTCTTAGGACTTTCGCTGATTACCTGACGTGGGAGACTGACATGCATGCGCACGGGCAGGGGGGCCTAATCGGTGCAGAGAGTGCCTCGGACGGAGAGCTGCAATGA
- a CDS encoding restriction endonuclease subunit S, producing MSMYEKLDFAPMLLIKVFDEVRAAGKWFDLVNGEQGGQGRFPYVARNGTSNGVAAFVPSQGFPPSNPGNVITVGVSTATVFYQPRSFYSGKEIQVLSHPKMNFYSGLFLVTVLRQQKGKFQWGNGASLQRLKATHIMVPVTNNPAGETVPDWGGMEALGRELREQTLQARAHVLRTALDSDSELPELDFAPMLLTEVFEKVRSSKAWYDKIQLELIGVPQYPFVSRSGAGNSIVGFVPRQGKPPERGNVISLGLDTQTLGYQPVDFYTSQNVQILEHQQLNVDNAFVLMTAIKQQLGKFSWGGNGATLKRLKATHIMVPVITTPAGETVPDWEGMTTYGGAMRVRVENTVRASVTTEEGVHA from the coding sequence ATGAGTATGTATGAAAAACTCGACTTTGCGCCGATGCTGTTGATTAAGGTCTTTGATGAGGTGCGAGCGGCTGGAAAATGGTTTGACCTCGTGAATGGTGAGCAAGGAGGACAGGGGAGGTTTCCCTATGTGGCTCGGAACGGCACCTCGAACGGGGTAGCTGCCTTTGTCCCGTCACAAGGTTTCCCTCCAAGCAACCCTGGGAATGTAATCACCGTGGGTGTATCGACTGCGACCGTGTTCTACCAACCTAGGTCGTTCTATTCCGGCAAGGAGATACAGGTACTGTCGCATCCAAAAATGAATTTCTATAGCGGGCTGTTCCTTGTTACTGTCCTGCGTCAACAAAAAGGTAAGTTTCAGTGGGGAAATGGCGCCTCACTTCAGCGCCTTAAAGCTACGCACATCATGGTCCCCGTTACCAACAACCCGGCAGGTGAAACTGTGCCCGACTGGGGAGGTATGGAAGCGCTAGGCCGAGAGCTACGAGAGCAGACCCTCCAAGCCCGTGCACATGTGCTGCGGACTGCTCTAGACAGCGATTCTGAACTACCGGAGCTGGACTTCGCGCCGATGCTGTTGACCGAGGTCTTCGAAAAAGTCCGATCATCGAAGGCGTGGTACGACAAGATTCAGCTTGAACTAATAGGAGTCCCACAATATCCATTCGTATCCCGGTCTGGTGCCGGTAACAGCATTGTCGGCTTTGTGCCCCGGCAGGGTAAGCCGCCCGAGAGAGGCAATGTGATTTCACTCGGTCTTGATACTCAGACCCTTGGGTATCAACCTGTGGACTTCTACACCAGCCAGAACGTTCAAATTCTGGAGCACCAACAGCTTAACGTCGACAACGCCTTTGTGCTAATGACGGCCATCAAGCAGCAGCTTGGGAAGTTCTCTTGGGGAGGAAATGGCGCGACCCTCAAGCGCCTCAAGGCCACGCATATCATGGTCCCAGTCATCACCACGCCTGCAGGCGAAACTGTCCCAGACTGGGAGGGCATGACTACATACGGGGGCGCAATGCGTGTGCGCGTAGAGAATACCGTCCGTGCGTCGGTGACCACAGAAGAAGGTGTCCATGCCTAG
- a CDS encoding MobC family plasmid mobilization relaxosome protein, producing MKLKGEVAKRLTIRLDAAAWGVVEAVARQLGITPAEVIRGGVHTLSDRLPPGWRERATAPPPGLVAELRALRLEVRRIGVNVNQSVRALHQRGAGADASVLSQQMAEIEAQLDELSGEVSARVCHDGG from the coding sequence ATGAAGTTAAAAGGTGAGGTAGCGAAGCGACTGACGATCCGCCTCGACGCGGCCGCGTGGGGGGTGGTCGAGGCTGTCGCCCGGCAGCTGGGGATCACGCCAGCGGAGGTGATCAGGGGTGGCGTCCACACGCTGTCAGACCGGCTACCGCCGGGGTGGCGGGAGCGGGCTACGGCTCCCCCGCCCGGACTGGTGGCCGAGTTGCGCGCCCTGCGGTTGGAGGTACGCCGCATCGGTGTGAATGTGAATCAGTCGGTGCGGGCGCTGCACCAGCGCGGTGCAGGCGCAGACGCGTCGGTGCTGTCGCAGCAGATGGCCGAGATCGAGGCCCAGCTCGATGAGCTGAGCGGGGAGGTGAGCGCCCGTGTCTGTCACGACGGTGGATAG
- a CDS encoding IS1380 family transposase, which yields MLFNHTPASASHSFDDENLTATTGLVPIMALAQKAGLPALAEDRLTVTTTGADKGANPAPKLATLVAGMAAGADSIDDMNIVRHGGMKHLFDRVYAPSTLGSFLRSFAFGHVRQLDAISSRFLTNLNAHTPLLPTNQDSAQASMIFVDVDDTVIDVHSASKQGAGFGYQGSRGLNALLATASTASSGQIIVGQRLRKGSTSSARGADKFVSDALATTTRINSGTSVLVRADSAYYSSGVVKAAHDGGAHVSITVRMDKRVKAAIGMISDDSWTGIEYPEAIYDEDSGAWISKAEVAEIPFTAFTSKKKALQTTGRLVVRRIPELNETKRAAGQDPLFNLFRYHAFFTTVDQDRFDTVAADHIHRRHAIIEQINAELKNGALAHMPSGVFNANAAWLAVAAITHNLLRAAAGVVGGRMGKVRAQTLRTRIISVPARIAHRARKLILHLPRAWPWATEFSRLWQSALGPPRTVSI from the coding sequence GTGCTATTCAACCACACACCCGCGTCTGCGTCCCATTCCTTCGACGATGAGAACCTCACCGCAACCACCGGGCTGGTCCCGATCATGGCACTGGCCCAGAAGGCAGGCCTGCCAGCCCTCGCCGAAGACCGTCTGACCGTGACCACAACCGGGGCGGACAAAGGCGCGAACCCAGCACCGAAACTGGCCACCCTGGTCGCAGGAATGGCTGCCGGGGCCGACTCGATCGATGACATGAACATCGTCCGCCACGGCGGCATGAAACACCTCTTCGACCGCGTTTACGCCCCTTCGACACTGGGCTCGTTCCTCCGCTCGTTCGCCTTCGGCCACGTCAGACAACTCGACGCCATCTCCTCCCGCTTCCTGACCAACCTCAACGCGCACACACCGCTGCTGCCCACGAACCAGGACAGTGCACAGGCGTCAATGATCTTCGTCGATGTCGACGACACCGTCATCGACGTTCACTCCGCGTCGAAGCAGGGAGCCGGGTTCGGCTACCAAGGTAGTCGCGGGCTCAACGCACTATTGGCGACCGCATCGACTGCCAGTTCCGGCCAAATCATCGTCGGTCAACGCCTGCGCAAAGGCTCAACCTCCTCAGCCCGGGGTGCTGACAAATTCGTCTCCGACGCTCTGGCCACCACAACCCGGATCAACTCTGGCACTTCGGTGTTGGTGCGCGCTGATTCGGCATACTACTCATCAGGCGTCGTCAAAGCCGCCCACGACGGCGGGGCTCATGTGTCGATCACGGTACGCATGGACAAAAGGGTCAAAGCAGCGATCGGAATGATCAGCGATGACTCCTGGACTGGCATCGAATACCCCGAAGCGATCTACGACGAAGATTCCGGGGCATGGATTTCGAAGGCCGAAGTCGCTGAGATCCCATTCACCGCGTTCACCTCAAAGAAGAAGGCACTGCAAACGACGGGGCGTCTGGTGGTGAGACGCATCCCGGAACTCAACGAAACAAAACGGGCTGCCGGGCAAGACCCGTTGTTCAACTTGTTCCGGTACCACGCGTTCTTCACCACCGTCGATCAGGATCGTTTCGACACTGTCGCTGCTGATCACATCCATCGCAGACACGCGATCATCGAGCAGATCAATGCGGAGCTGAAGAATGGTGCCCTGGCGCATATGCCCTCCGGGGTGTTCAACGCCAACGCCGCTTGGCTCGCAGTCGCAGCGATCACGCACAACCTGCTGCGGGCTGCTGCCGGAGTCGTTGGTGGACGGATGGGCAAGGTGCGCGCCCAGACGCTGCGAACACGGATCATCAGCGTCCCGGCCCGGATTGCTCACCGGGCTAGGAAACTGATCCTGCACCTGCCGAGAGCCTGGCCGTGGGCGACGGAGTTCTCACGACTCTGGCAATCGGCGTTGGGACCACCCCGGACAGTGTCGATCTGA